A stretch of the uncultured Desulfobacter sp. genome encodes the following:
- a CDS encoding tyrosine-type recombinase/integrase, with amino-acid sequence MKTLKEKKQCIQPKHPKLGIQKQCELIGLSRSSYYRQIQVNQESPENLEIMSLIDKEYTDHPFYGACQLRTIYLDDELLEIFDAQRQLSKAGKKIIPNVFSNRPGTGPIKDFRKSWKTACKEAGVPGRIFHDLRRPAVRNMVRSGIPERVAMMISGHKTRAVFERYNVVSEDDLMVVARKQEKYLKNQLGTISGTVDPNPK; translated from the coding sequence ATGAAGACTTTAAAAGAAAAAAAGCAGTGTATTCAGCCAAAGCATCCAAAGCTTGGCATTCAGAAACAATGTGAGTTGATAGGCCTGTCACGGTCCAGCTATTATCGTCAAATCCAGGTAAATCAGGAATCCCCGGAAAATCTTGAAATAATGAGTCTAATCGACAAAGAATATACGGACCATCCTTTCTATGGTGCCTGCCAACTGCGCACTATTTATCTGGATGATGAGCTTTTGGAGATTTTTGATGCCCAGCGACAACTCTCAAAGGCAGGAAAGAAGATTATCCCAAACGTTTTTTCGAATAGACCAGGGACCGGTCCGATAAAAGATTTTCGGAAGTCCTGGAAAACTGCATGTAAAGAAGCGGGTGTTCCAGGTCGCATTTTCCATGATCTTCGAAGGCCCGCTGTTAGAAACATGGTTAGATCAGGTATCCCGGAAAGAGTCGCTATGATGATTTCAGGTCATAAAACCAGAGCCGTTTTTGAGCGTTACAACGTTGTCAGTGAAGATGATTTGATGGTAGTTGCCAGAAAACAGGAAAAATACCTGAAAAATCAGTTGGGCACAATTTCGGGCACAGTGGACCCAAATCCAAAATAA